A region of Gemmatimonadota bacterium DNA encodes the following proteins:
- a CDS encoding NAD+ synthase gives MIRLALAQINVTVGDLAGNREKILDYVHRARDLGAHVVVFPELAIPGYPPEDLLFKPRFIQSNLDVLNELVRTTQGIAAIFGFVDRHDDIYNAAAIACDGRLIDVYHKAYLPNYGVFDEDRYFQSGKTAGVYRLNGITFGVTICEDIWYPGGPARQQALAGDAEVLINISSSPFHDGKELLREQMIATRATDNSAVLAFCNLVGGQDELIFDGGSLIVDQEGRVVARAPRFEEDLLVADVDVEAVFRNRLHDSRRRKEKRDVSAPVAIDLPDLNPKAVCLSPSERPDFPRPDERLKNIYDALVLGTRDYVVKNGFEKVFIGLSGGIDSALVTAVAHDALGQENVVCVTMPTQFSSEGTFNDALQMAGNLDIRILTLPVQKLFDQYLGLLADEFGDLPSDTAEENIQPRIRGTLLMALANKFRALVLAPGNKSELSMGYATLYGDMAGGFAVIKDIYKTLVYDLAHYRNGLSDHPVIPLSIIERPPTAELRDDQKDTDSLPPYPVLDPILKAYVEDDTSLQDIIALGYDEELVTRVIRTVDINEYKRRQAPPGIKITPRAFGRDRRLPITNRCREY, from the coding sequence GTGATTCGCCTTGCCTTGGCGCAAATTAATGTCACCGTAGGTGATCTTGCGGGCAACCGTGAAAAAATTCTCGACTATGTTCACAGAGCGCGTGATTTGGGGGCGCATGTTGTCGTTTTTCCCGAACTCGCGATTCCGGGCTATCCGCCCGAGGATTTGCTTTTTAAGCCCCGGTTTATCCAATCCAATCTCGATGTGTTGAATGAACTCGTTCGGACGACGCAGGGTATTGCTGCGATTTTCGGTTTTGTGGATCGTCACGACGATATCTACAATGCCGCGGCGATTGCTTGCGATGGGCGCTTGATCGATGTTTATCACAAGGCCTATTTGCCCAATTACGGCGTCTTTGACGAAGACCGCTATTTCCAATCTGGGAAGACCGCAGGGGTGTACCGCCTCAATGGTATCACTTTTGGGGTTACGATCTGCGAAGATATCTGGTATCCCGGCGGTCCCGCAAGGCAACAAGCACTTGCCGGCGATGCCGAGGTGCTGATCAATATTTCTTCCTCTCCTTTTCACGATGGCAAAGAGTTGTTGCGCGAGCAGATGATTGCTACGCGCGCGACGGATAATAGTGCTGTTCTGGCTTTTTGCAATCTGGTTGGCGGGCAGGATGAGTTGATTTTTGATGGGGGTAGCCTGATTGTCGATCAGGAAGGGCGCGTTGTTGCGCGGGCACCCCGGTTTGAGGAAGATCTGCTGGTGGCGGATGTTGATGTTGAAGCTGTTTTTCGCAACCGTCTGCACGATTCGCGGCGGCGCAAGGAGAAGCGCGATGTTTCTGCTCCTGTCGCTATTGATCTGCCGGATTTGAACCCCAAAGCTGTGTGTCTTTCTCCGTCTGAGAGACCAGATTTTCCGCGTCCAGATGAGCGTCTCAAGAATATTTACGATGCGCTTGTTCTGGGTACGCGCGATTATGTTGTGAAGAATGGGTTTGAGAAGGTTTTTATCGGGTTGTCCGGAGGGATTGACTCGGCGCTTGTCACGGCTGTTGCACACGATGCGCTGGGGCAAGAGAATGTGGTGTGTGTGACGATGCCCACTCAGTTCTCTTCAGAGGGTACGTTTAACGATGCCTTGCAGATGGCGGGCAATCTCGATATCCGCATTCTGACGCTGCCGGTTCAAAAGTTGTTTGACCAGTATCTCGGTTTGCTTGCCGATGAGTTTGGCGATTTGCCTTCTGATACTGCGGAGGAGAATATCCAGCCGCGCATTCGCGGTACTTTGCTGATGGCGCTTGCCAATAAGTTCCGGGCGCTGGTGCTGGCGCCGGGGAATAAGAGCGAGTTGAGTATGGGGTATGCGACGCTTTACGGCGATATGGCGGGTGGTTTTGCGGTTATTAAGGATATTTATAAGACGCTTGTTTACGATCTGGCGCATTATCGCAATGGTCTGTCGGATCATCCCGTTATTCCTCTTTCGATTATCGAGCGACCACCCACGGCTGAGTTGCGCGATGATCAGAAAGATACGGATAGTTTGCCGCCTTATCCGGTGCTGGATCCGATTCTCAAAGCGTATGTTGAGGACGATACGAGTTTGCAAGATATTATTGCGCTGGGCTATGACGAGGAACTCGTTACGCGGGTTATACGCACGGTGGATATCAACGAGTACAAACGCCGTCAGGCGCCTCCGGGTATCAAGATTACGCCCCGCGCATTCGGACGCGATAGGCGATTGCCGATTACGAATCGGTGTCGGGAGTATTAG
- a CDS encoding peptidylprolyl isomerase, producing MLAQMRSATFIKAMMIIVAVAFVGLMVFEWGADFSSRGFAAIGDNIGSVNGQDISVKQFEAEVQNGLQQARAQGNEDPDVSQIISQTWERVVTQTLFGQQIDKYGITVSDSEVNHINRTQPAEWIQQQDFFQTDGTFDLAKYNQFLDDPSTYSDPRMKQFVLFAEENARSQLLSQKLETLIVGSVKVTDAEVEQAYIERNEKVRVSYVGFDVNAIPDSLALVADAEIQAYYEGRRDEYEQDAAIRAAFVSLPKIATARDEAEAKAEIDRVFAEAKSGEDFAELARAYSDGPSGPRGGDLGFFGRGRMVKPFEDAAFALDAGEISEPVKTQFGWHVIKVEETRGAADSLEVHARHILVEVRPGRDTLDSLRVLAEEFAEIAEDVGFDAAINQRDLQSQDSEFITAGSFFPLLGNSTSGLVNKFLNGSLGDVSSVYENDQGIHVFALREIREAGPRPLDEVKPQIEASLKNKKKVEVAAGRLAEVMGQIKTGKSLEEAAEFFNLTVQAPEPFARTGFVPSVGSRNAFVGAAFRLSTGQTSEVVKTDRGAYILRVEERQSVDETGLASAKVTLLQQVLSQKRQEVFAAWFTDLRENAEIVDYRHFFYSDY from the coding sequence ATGCTCGCTCAAATGCGTAGTGCTACTTTTATCAAGGCGATGATGATTATTGTTGCGGTTGCTTTTGTCGGCCTTATGGTGTTTGAATGGGGAGCTGATTTTAGCAGTCGGGGTTTCGCCGCTATTGGTGATAATATCGGTTCTGTGAATGGTCAGGATATTTCTGTTAAGCAGTTTGAGGCCGAAGTCCAAAATGGCCTTCAACAGGCCAGGGCGCAAGGCAATGAAGATCCCGATGTCAGCCAGATTATCTCGCAGACCTGGGAACGCGTGGTTACGCAAACCCTGTTCGGGCAACAAATTGACAAATACGGTATTACAGTTTCCGATTCTGAAGTCAATCACATCAACCGCACACAACCCGCCGAGTGGATACAACAACAGGATTTTTTTCAGACCGATGGCACATTTGATCTGGCGAAATACAATCAGTTTCTCGACGATCCCAGTACGTACAGTGATCCCCGAATGAAGCAGTTTGTTCTGTTTGCCGAAGAGAATGCGCGAAGTCAGTTGCTTTCGCAAAAGCTCGAGACCCTTATTGTTGGTTCGGTCAAAGTTACCGATGCGGAGGTCGAGCAGGCGTATATCGAGCGCAACGAAAAAGTGCGCGTGTCTTATGTGGGGTTTGATGTCAATGCCATTCCCGATTCGCTCGCGCTGGTCGCGGATGCTGAGATTCAAGCTTATTACGAGGGCCGTCGGGACGAATACGAACAAGATGCCGCCATACGCGCGGCCTTTGTTTCGCTCCCCAAAATAGCGACCGCACGCGATGAGGCAGAAGCCAAAGCCGAGATTGATCGGGTTTTTGCCGAGGCTAAGAGTGGTGAGGATTTTGCCGAGCTTGCCAGGGCGTATTCCGATGGGCCAAGTGGCCCGCGCGGTGGCGATCTCGGCTTTTTTGGGCGGGGTCGCATGGTCAAGCCTTTTGAAGATGCGGCTTTTGCGCTCGATGCGGGGGAGATATCCGAGCCGGTTAAAACGCAGTTTGGCTGGCATGTTATTAAGGTGGAGGAGACGCGCGGCGCGGCTGATAGTCTCGAGGTTCACGCGCGGCATATTCTGGTTGAGGTGCGTCCCGGGCGCGATACGCTGGATAGTTTGCGCGTGCTTGCCGAGGAGTTTGCAGAGATAGCCGAGGATGTCGGGTTTGACGCAGCTATCAACCAGAGGGATTTGCAAAGTCAGGACTCGGAGTTTATTACCGCTGGCAGCTTTTTCCCTCTGCTGGGCAATAGCACGTCGGGGCTGGTCAACAAATTCCTGAACGGTTCTCTGGGAGATGTTTCCAGTGTTTATGAAAATGATCAGGGTATCCACGTTTTCGCTTTGCGAGAGATCCGCGAGGCGGGTCCTCGGCCTCTGGATGAGGTTAAACCGCAGATTGAGGCGAGTTTGAAAAATAAAAAGAAGGTCGAGGTTGCCGCCGGTCGGCTGGCCGAGGTGATGGGGCAGATTAAGACGGGTAAATCTCTCGAAGAGGCCGCCGAGTTTTTCAATCTCACGGTTCAGGCGCCAGAGCCTTTTGCGCGCACGGGCTTTGTTCCCAGCGTGGGCAGTCGCAACGCTTTTGTGGGCGCGGCATTTCGTTTGTCAACGGGTCAGACGAGTGAGGTCGTCAAGACGGACCGCGGAGCTTATATTTTGCGCGTGGAGGAAAGACAATCTGTTGATGAGACGGGTTTAGCGTCGGCAAAAGTGACGTTGTTGCAGCAGGTGCTTTCACAAAAACGCCAGGAGGTTTTCGCGGCCTGGTTTACCGATTTGCGAGAGAATGCCGAGATTGTCGATTACCGTCACTTCTTCTACTCCGATTATTAG